TTTGCATATGGGATGTTGTGTTTCCAACTTCTTTTGGCTGTGAGTTAATGTTTGACGCAActtaatttaacccttttttgcATTTGCTGTCATTGTTAATCCAAAATCTTTTGTTTTCACCTGTTCTGTAATTTGcctcaattataaaaatagctACTGCAAATTCCCAATGCATACACCATATTGCATTCCATTTTGCTTCAGAATTTAGTtgctttctttttgttttcaaactACTAAGAGTTTGATATTTGCGTCTATTGAGCTTTTAACTTGGCTAGCTAATAAAATCTACATACTATTTCTTGTGGatgtaagtttattttttattattgagtTTGGGTTTGTGCCAGGTAGGTCTTTATTTTTCAAGAGGTAACCCtttaaaggatttttttttttctggaaaagagaaaatattttgttagctcctttatcttttaaaaaaatttcttatgcgAAGTGTTCTCACAATGCTGCATAGATTGGCTATATAATTGTACGGGAGTGGCAAAAAAGATTTAAGGATTGAAACACATTCTATGTCTAGACTGCTTGTGTCACTTGTAATCCTCTTTAGATATTGTTGTTTTAGACAGATTGTTAGCTAACTGTAAGTAATATGTTCTTACACCATGGATGTgtcattttgatttaatgtcCTTATACGACTTTGAGAGGAATTCGGCTATTCAGGTCCGGTTCTTGTATCAATTAGATGAACTGGCTTCATAAAGGCCATTTCTTAAAAACTGGAATCAATTTGTTCACTTGgtcatttttaaattgattgagATGAGAGGAATAGAGAATGGATTGTTTGAACTTTCCATTACACTGTTTGATGTCTTGGTTCTGTTAAACAAGCATTAATTGGACAAAAGTGTCGATGTTGCAATGCAGGATGCAACAAAGCTAGAGGCAGTTTTTGTAGAACTCCTTCAATTGTAATCTTATTTTAGCATGTTTTGATGACTATCTGTGTTTAATGTGTCATTTAGGTTTATAACTTTTTTGTTAATCAACCATTTGCTATCCTCTTCCAAGAATTATTATTGAACAATAGTTGATAACCACTGAAACCTtgattgttttttcttttaggtGAATGTAAATTATCATGTCTGGAAACTCTAGTTGTTGGCTCAAGACCAATGGTAACACTTTCACTTGCGCAACTGCCTGGAAATACAGGGCTTATAGCCCTGGCAATGGGAGGATTGGATAACAAGATTTATCTTTATTGTGCGGAGGGGACCGGAAAGGTACCAACTTCTGCTTTATCTGTCtttattcatgcatcgattatCTTTCTATTGATTTTAActcaaaatgtttttaattcCAAACTGGTAGTCGTTCAACAGAAAAGTCCTTTTCCATTCTCCTTTATCTAAGGCCATTCATTCTGAAAGGTGTCAAGATACCCAATAGCACCCTTTATTTTTTAACCATGTCATTTTTGGCCCTCGAATATTTCTCTGTGGCCTAtaagtaaattttcttttcacttttaaaTTTGCATTGTCCAGTTTGTACGCGCTTGTGAACTAAAAGGGCATACGGATTGGATCAGGAGTTTAGACTTCTCGTTACCTATATTCAGTGGTGAAGCCGATAGTGTTCTACTTGTAAGTTCATCTCAGGACAAAGGTATACGCATATGGAAGTTGACTTTCCGAGGTTCTCTAGCCAATACAGAGGGTACATATAAAAGAGGTGAAATAGGTCTGGCATCTTACATTGAAGGTCCTGTTTTTGTCGCTGGCTCATTCTCTTACCAAATATCTTTGGAATCTCTTCTGATTGGACATGAGGATTGGGTATATTCGGTACAGTGGCAACCACCTTCACTGGCGGCTGAGGAAGAGATTGGCTTCTATCAACCTCAAAGCATTTTGTCTGCATCAATGGATAAGACTATGATGATCTGGCAACCTGAGAGGAAAACTGGTATTTGGATGAATGTGGTCACTGTTGGGGAATTAAGTCATTGTGCTTTAGGCTTTTATGGTGGCCATTGGGGCCCAGATGCACGTTCTATCTTGGCACATGGGTATGGTGGCTCATTCCATATGTGGAAAAATATTGGTGTTAGCTCAGATAATTGGCAACCACAGAAAGTCCCTTCTGGGCATTTTGCAGCAGTGACAGATATTGCTTGGGCAAGGTGTGGTGAGTACCTGCTGTCAGTAAGTCATGATCAGGTGAGATGTCACCCATTTTTAAGAAATAGTTTATGaactttttaatcatttaattttataaactttagtGACATTTTATGGACATAAACAATCAATTGAAATATTGGGTCccttttgtaattaatttattttaaagatgagATGTTAATATCAATAGAATTAATTTACATTCCtttgaatttttcatgaaattaaatggCAGTATTGGTGTTGTAATTTCTTGTTGCAGACAACTCGTATTTTTGCTCCATGGCACAATCGAGATCCTCAGAGTGATGGGGACTCCTGGAATGAAATTGCCCGACCTCAAGTACACGGGCATGATATTAATTGTGCAGCTATCATTCAAGGAAAAGGAAACCATCGTTTTGTAAGTGGAGCAGAGGAGAAAGTTGCCAGAGTGTTTGAAGCCCCTTTGTCCTTCTTAAAGACTCTGCATTATGCTACTTCAGAACAATCAAGTTTTCCTGAAGATGTCCAAGCAGATGTTCAGGTCCTGGGTGCCAATATGTCTGCTCTTGGTCTATCACAGAAACCTATATATGTAAATGGTTAGtctcataaatcatacgtgcaTTCCAATGGAGATATCATGTACCCTTTTTGTCtgatttaacataattttacttttttgataaataaatgatttagattTTATAGAGGTTTCTTTTATAAAGACAAAAACCTTGCGAGTATACAGCTAGTTATCTAGTTTGGATATCCTATGTGCCATTTTAGATGCTTGTGCCTTGAGAAACTTGTTGATGCAGCTGTCCTAGCCAAGCTGTCTGTGGACAGAGCAGTTGAATCTGATTTTCACATTGAACAACTGCCTGTGAGCACAATTATTTTGCAACATTAATACTCTCCTTATCGCTCTTGTTGTGTATCCTATTGATGGTGAAATTTCTTGCTAATTGTAATGACCTAAGTTTATCTCCATCAGTTTGTGTGCATGAACTTGTAGAAGCAAATTATTTGACAGTAACGTTTTCCCTTTCAGCAACTCATGAGATCCAAGAGAATCTCGGAAATGATGGTCTTGACACTCTTGAATCTGTTCCTGATGCTGTTCCAGTCGCTTTAACTGAACCTCCTATTGAGGATCAACTTGCATGGCATACACTATGGCCAGAATCACACAAACTCTATGGACATGGAAATGAACTGTTTTCCTTATGCTGTGATCATGAGGGAAAGCTTGTTGCTTCATCATGTAAGGTACATGTCTTTCTTTCCATATGGGTCACTAGAAATTTAATTCTGATGAATTTGGTAGGGTGGATTGTGTTTTTATGTAATCTTGCTCTCatttatgttttgaattaaCCTCTCTTTTCACGTTGATTGTTAAACCACAATGTGGGTGCTTTTATCATGTCTTGTTTTGGGACATTGTTATGAAAAGTTCACTTTGGGGAAAACTCTGAGAAGCAGGCAGTTATTTCTTGATGATAAGGTTGTATAGGGTGGATCTTGTTAGTCATTGGGGAAAGAAATTTTTGGAGGAATAATAAAATAGGGTGGtcttacaaaaataattagtaaTTGCCACCATGGAGAGAAATAGTTATTGATATGGATACGTCAATATGtaaaattggtaaaaagaaaatagtttcTTGTCCCCATATTTAGTctaaaatatatgcatgtttgTAGAAGTCCAAAGCCCCTAAGTTCATGGATAAATAGGATAAAGAGGAGaggaaaaagtataaaaaatatcaactaCGTGTATCTGTAAAAAAATTCACTGATTTTGGACAAAGGACCATATAATGGAAAATATTGTGTGCAGTTCAAAATTGAGAAGATAAGTTTTACTAATGTGCATCTAGTTTTTTAAGTTCATTCTATACATTTTTCGTATTGCTCTATAGATGTTTCTTCTTATTAACCTTTAGTTTGAGTGCTCGAGTAATTTGGTTGAGGATTTAGAGTTCTTTTGCTTGAGTAAGTAGGTTGAGGCTTTCGGGTTCCTTCAAAATATACTGTCGTCTTTAGGATGaactaaatacaatattttatacaCAATTAACGTTGTTTCTTATGGTCACTGATGTATATATACTATAAAGtgattgtttatatttttatcattaaatttatatatagtcTTGTTTGTACAAATAAAAATCACGTCATAGACTCATAGTTATCTTTTTTCCATTGAACATTGGGGTCATAAAAGTAATTGTTGCTTcctttttctattaaattatctGTGGTTAATGGTACAAGTAATACATACCGCATCTTGCAAtttccccaattttttttttaaatgagaaaCTAATTGGAAACATCTTACTAGTAAGTTCTGGAATCTCTAAATATACCCTAAAACAACATGCATAGTTGAAATTTAGTAGGTTAGTTTGGTATGTTGGAGTTGTAAATGTTCTTGAATCAAGAATGCTATATGACATTGCTTTAGCAGTGCCGAAGTGATAAACCGTTAAATTTAAGtcctttttttaattgtttcttATACTACGCCTGCAGGCCCAATCAGCAACAGTAGCAGAAATATGGTTATGGCAAGTGGGTTCATGGAAAGCTGTTGGTCGCTTGCAGTCTCACAGCTTAACAGTCACGCAGATGGAGTTCTCTCATGATGACAATCTTCTTTTGGCAGTCTCAAGGGATCGCCAGttctccattttcaaaatcaatagAGCAGGTACTCAGAAATCTACTAATTGTGTTATAATACTGTTTCATTTAAGTACTCGATCTAGTTGGTCTAATTTCGAATGAAGTCCATGTAAGTATATTTGTTTTCTTGTAAAAGGCAACTGTTGCTAAAGTTGTCCCAGAAATTACTTCTTTAGCTTGTTTACTTTTCGAGCAAACTAATCATTAAATGGGGAGGCAGGAGAAAACTGTTAACCTACATCTTTTTGCATACTTTCGGGGAATTAGAAATTTAAGGCTGAAGACTTTTGCGTTGATTGAATTCCTCAATCATGTTTATATCCGgttaaattttgagattaaatcATCTCGTTTCTATCTGTAGGCAATGATGAAATTGATTACAAGCTTGTAGCTCGGCAGGAGGCtcataaaagaataatatggGCATGTTCGTGGAACCCTTTTGGTCATGAATTTGCGACAGGTTCTAGGGACAAGACAGTGAAGATCTGGGGTGTGGAGAAAACATCTTCGGTTAAGCCACTTTTAACTTTACCGCAGTTCGACAGTAGTGTCACTGCCCTGTCTTGGGTTGGTCTTGACCGACAAAGAAATGATGGGCTTCTTGCAGTGGGAATGGAGAGTGGGCTCCTTCAAATTTGGAGCCTTCATGTTGAAAGAAGTGATGATAGCATTCCAACACCAGGTGTGGCCACTGCTCAGATCATACGGCTTGATCCTTTCATGTGTCATGTTTCTGCAGTTAACCGTTTGGCGTGGAAGAACCCTGAGAACAATGAATATAGCACAAACCTGCAGCTTGCTTCTTGCGGAGCTGATCATTGTGTGAGGTTGTATGAGGTAATCGTTCACTAATCTGATTAACTACGGTGTACTATAACCATTTTTTTTCCCTCAAATCAAATCCATTCATAGTCGCCCATTTGGGGGGACAACGCAGTGCCTTTTTGGGTGGAGTGAAATGTAAACGCGGATTAACCTTTCAGAACGTGTATTGTATGTAgtcttgaaataaaaaacaaaatatgaagTCTAGTCTACAAAGCGAAAATAGGAACTTTCTTACTAGACTTTCCCTTTTAGAGTACATGTAATCTtatgataaaaacaaaaaaatctttCACTACCGTTTGAGTCttggattttattttgggtAACTTTTACCCTCTGGACCCAAAGGTTGGGATGAATACAAGTACGTCACTCAAAGCTAGCTTTGGAACATGG
This genomic window from Gossypium raimondii isolate GPD5lz chromosome 10, ASM2569854v1, whole genome shotgun sequence contains:
- the LOC105776146 gene encoding elongator complex protein 2, whose amino-acid sequence is MSFNNSKTEVKRLFIGAGCNRIVNNVSWGASDLVSFGAQNAVVIFCPKSAQILTTLPGHKAVVNCTHWLPSNKFAFKAKQLERHYLLSGDADGVIILWELSLADNKWRPALQLPKSHKKGVTCITGFMVSQTDAIFATSSSDGTVCIWDVVFPTSFGCECKLSCLETLVVGSRPMVTLSLAQLPGNTGLIALAMGGLDNKIYLYCAEGTGKFVRACELKGHTDWIRSLDFSLPIFSGEADSVLLVSSSQDKGIRIWKLTFRGSLANTEGTYKRGEIGLASYIEGPVFVAGSFSYQISLESLLIGHEDWVYSVQWQPPSLAAEEEIGFYQPQSILSASMDKTMMIWQPERKTGIWMNVVTVGELSHCALGFYGGHWGPDARSILAHGYGGSFHMWKNIGVSSDNWQPQKVPSGHFAAVTDIAWARCGEYLLSVSHDQTTRIFAPWHNRDPQSDGDSWNEIARPQVHGHDINCAAIIQGKGNHRFVSGAEEKVARVFEAPLSFLKTLHYATSEQSSFPEDVQADVQVLGANMSALGLSQKPIYVNATHEIQENLGNDGLDTLESVPDAVPVALTEPPIEDQLAWHTLWPESHKLYGHGNELFSLCCDHEGKLVASSCKAQSATVAEIWLWQVGSWKAVGRLQSHSLTVTQMEFSHDDNLLLAVSRDRQFSIFKINRAGNDEIDYKLVARQEAHKRIIWACSWNPFGHEFATGSRDKTVKIWGVEKTSSVKPLLTLPQFDSSVTALSWVGLDRQRNDGLLAVGMESGLLQIWSLHVERSDDSIPTPGVATAQIIRLDPFMCHVSAVNRLAWKNPENNEYSTNLQLASCGADHCVRLYEVIVH